In Ignisphaera sp., the DNA window ATCTAGTAAATGATTTACTGAGTCACTATATTCAATACTGTTATAGACTGTAGCTAGAGCTAAGTAATTGTTAAAATATTTGTAATTTTTGTAACTTATTTTAAACGGTATTCCAGCGTAATTGAGACTAGCAAACGCCTGACATCTACATCCTTAAATAGATGAAAGTATATTATACTTTCTTGGTGTTGTGTTGGTGCAAAATTATGTGGTTGTAAAGAGAGAACATGGTGATTCTAATCGTGATTTGTGTACCATAAATCTACAACACGTTGATCTAGATTCTGTAAGCTGTTTCTCAAATGATTCTTCAGTCTCATCTTTTTCTGAAGCTATAGATAAATTCTTATCGGGTATTTCAGGAGTTAGAAGTATTGATGGTTATCTCATCAAATTAACGTCTCTTATACAGATGGTTCTAGAATCCTATAGAGGTAATTCTAGAGTCATTAGTTATGTTCTATCATGTCGAGAAGTTATTAAAGCTCTTGAACCTTTGGCTTACTACATAGATGAAGTAGCAACACTTATTACCAAAGATCCTAGACATAAACCACTTAGACCCTATCTCTCCTTGATAATCAGTACATTAACCAAAATTCTACATACCACTACATCTAAAAAAGAATTAGAGATTGTGAGACCCTCTATATGGCGTCTAGGTCTTGGACTCAATAAATCAAGGATTCATAGACATGATGTTTCTATGGTACATTATACAACATGCGATAATCTATGGTATAGATCATGGAGAGATGTTCCCATGGAAGTAGATGAAAAGTTTACAAGATTATTCAAAGAAAGACGTATAATAAAAAATGGGTATAGAGTTGAGAGGAGTATTACAAAATCTATAGTGATGGTTACGGTTGTATCGATTATACTGTCCTTCATACTATTGCTCTTACTCTCGTAGTACGTCCTACTTTATCATCTTACTCGGTTATTTTATCCACAGGAACAGTATCTTGTTTTGAAATTCGGATAGGAATAACTCTTCAGTAGCTCTATGTAATGTATTTTCAGTAAAACTTGTTTGAAGACTTAGCAATATCTCTAGAAGACCTTTAGGTCTCTCTATAATTCTTGTGGGCGTATATTGAGGTAGATTTGCAAGTTTTCTTGCAATACTTATAGCGTATTCGAGTGTTCCAATATCATCTGCTAAACCCACTTTAACAGAATCTATCCCTAAATATACTCTAGCTGTAAATACTTCGCTAGCCACATTAGGTCTATTCTCTTTTACTCTCTCTATAAATAGTTCTGCAGATTTGTTCACCAACTCGCTAAATATCTTATATTCATCAGCTGTAAGCGATCTATATATAGAGCCTATATCTTTATATTCACCCGATTTTATTATGGTTACGTTAATCCCTATATTCTTAAGAAGATCTTCAACATCAAGAACGATGGATACAGCTCCTATAGAACCTACGAATGCGTATGGAGATACAATAATCTTATGGGCTGGTAAAGCAATGTAGTAACCTCCACTAGCTAAAGTCTCGGGAGAATACACTACAACAGTTTTCACTTCGGCTAACTTCTTAATGTATTGATAGATTTCTTCTGAAGCTGAGGCAGAACCTCCAGGACTATTAACGATAACTACGACAGCTTTTGCAGCTGGATCTGAAATTAGTATCTCAACATATCGTCTAACATCATCAGGAGTAATACCCACAGAACTCAGAAAACCTCTACTATATCCTATAGTTCCCTCAAGCTTCACAATAGCAATATACCCTATAGATATCTGTACAAAACTCCAGACAAGTAGATAAGATATAACAATCGCTATTCCTACCGCTATTCCTATGACTATAAAGAGAGATCTTCTCCGCATAGGTATACCCAAAATATCTGTACATAACAGGTTAT includes these proteins:
- the sppA gene encoding signal peptide peptidase SppA, with translation MRRRSLFIVIGIAVGIAIVISYLLVWSFVQISIGYIAIVKLEGTIGYSRGFLSSVGITPDDVRRYVEILISDPAAKAVVVIVNSPGGSASASEEIYQYIKKLAEVKTVVVYSPETLASGGYYIALPAHKIIVSPYAFVGSIGAVSIVLDVEDLLKNIGINVTIIKSGEYKDIGSIYRSLTADEYKIFSELVNKSAELFIERVKENRPNVASEVFTARVYLGIDSVKVGLADDIGTLEYAISIARKLANLPQYTPTRIIERPKGLLEILLSLQTSFTENTLHRATEELFLSEFQNKILFLWIK